GCCCCAGACCACTGTTGCTATCGTAACCAGATTATCACTAGATTCTGTACTCAGCTGCTGTAAGAACCACTCAGGTGCACTTGATATTGCAGTTCAGGCTCTTGCTTGACCCAAGCATAAACTACTAAACTAGTTATGTGGAAGTTTACTTGCTCCTTAACTACCAGAATTTCAATGCATTACTATATTGGCAATCGATAGAAATAAATCAAGCCAAGATCCTAATGCTCTATGTCCTGAAATACAGATTTCTTTTTCTAATTCTTTTACAACAATATATAGCTtgaaaataaaaacacaataaataCACTCCAGGAACAAACAAGAAAAATTAGAGAAAGTTTGTCCACCACAACAAGATGTTAATTAAACATATCCAAGGGTTTTTAACAATAGGTGATCAACTTTTACGCTAATTAGAAGAACTGATACATGAAAACTCCATGCTAAATCATTATAACAAGGGTAATAACTATATCAAACATATGACATTTCTTAAATCCTTGATTTTGTCATCTATGTAAACTGGCAGAAGAAGGATATGCAGAGTCCAAGAGCCTAGAACATATTACTACTGAATCATCTTAAACTTAAAAGGACAATGTTGTGTGTGTCCACATGTATTGTTGTGGCAGTCGTGCATTTGAGTAAAACCTTCGACTTAGCAATGATGATTTCCAACACGGGCAACACCTAGTCCAACTTTTCCCAGCTTTTGCTGAATTACTTGTATTTCAGCGATCATTGAAGCCTCTACTTGGTTTATACTTTCTAGCTTACCATGTTTTATCTTCTAAAATATTAGTAGTCTTAACCAAAAATACAGAGATGGCCGGAAACACAAGGTCCAGCTAATACACATCCAAGAGACATGTATATGCTATTCTAGTAGTAGCACTTAGAAGAGTAAAAAATGCTGGAAAATTCCACCTAACAAATCatctctttaaaaaaaattaatagtagTTGCATATTACCAACATCAAAAAAGAATATAAGAGCAAATAAACGTAACAATTTTTAAGGACAACTCTTGGCTTTTCAAATGACTAACCCAGACATCATCTGCACTCGACGCCAACTTAAGCAGCCCCATGTGGTTTATTTTTCCTCCTGCTCCCATTATGCCTGAATCCAACCGGCTTCACAGAAtcattagttttatttttaagatgaGCACCACTTTCATTAATGTCTGAAGTCCTTCGCCTCTTTCTGCCACTCTCAATAACAGAAGATGCATTTATATGTTCGTCCGACAAGATAACATCAGTATTCTCTACTTGATCAAAGTCCTCAGCTTCTTTTTGCAGAATGTCATTCTTCACCATCTTTAGTGGCCTTCCTCTTTTCTTAACTGTAATCTTTTCTTCCTCGCCGCTACCTTGATCTTCACGAGCTGCTATCAAAGTCTGTTTCTTCCCCTTCACTCTGCTTTTGCCCATTGCAGAACCACCCAAaagaaaaaacaacaaaaacgcCTAGCAAAGGGGATCTGCAACAGGTAACATACATAAACCTAAAGACCTTAGCTAATATCAGaacattcatttttataaatatgacgAAAAATACCAAGAAATGAAGCAAAAGAAATACCATACAATAGATTAACCACACTCATCAACATCGTAAACACACAAGGATAGAAGCAGAAAATATGAAACAGTAAAACTGCATTACCAAACAAGTATGAGCATAAATAAGATAAGAAATCTACTCACATTAATGTTATATAAGAATGAAGACGAGATCGTGAAGCTAACAAATTAGTGTATTGAGGTATACAAATTGCCACCAGGAAAATGACATGATTATACAGCCAAAATTAAAAACTTTATGTGACTAATCTGATTCAGAAACATAAAACACTGAGACAATTGACATAGCAAACTGAAACCTAAAGGGAAAATGATAAGATGAGGTTTATTCAATCAAATCTACAGGATCAAGAAGATGAgtgtcaaaaatcaaatcaagtAGTATCAAATAGTTGAAAGTTAGAATGGAAAAGATACATAAACTTGTTTACACAAATTGGATAAAGAAACCATGTAAACAAGATTTGAATTTCTTACAAACAATGATCTGAGACAATTGACATAGCAAACTGAAACCTAAAGGGAAAATGATAAGATGAGGTTTATTCAATCAAATCTACAGGATCAAGAAGATGAgtgtcaaaaatcaaatcaagtAGTATCAAATAGTTGAAAGTTAGAATGGAAAAGATACATAAACTTGTTTACACAAATTGGATAAAGAAACCATGTAAACAAGATTTGAATTTCTTACAAACAATAATCTGAATcagttaaaaagaaaagaaagatgggATAAAAATGAATAAAGGGTTGAAGACAGAGAAGAGATTTACATACCAAATGAAGCTGGAGAACAGACACAATAACATAAGTTGTAGCATAAGAAGAACAAAGAAtctgtgtgtgagtgtgtgaatCAGTAGAGAGATTTAGTATTAGTACAGTATCCgccaataagagagagagagagggaggaggaggaggagtaTAATAAGATGTCGAAGAACAAGTGAAAGACCAAACAGAGCGAAAAGTACCCAGTATAGTATGATGTACTTGCTAAGCAAAATATTTTCCACGGggataacaaaataaatcacTCGTTtggttcaaatatattaaattatttacttatttgaaAATTGACTCAATTTATTCACTCATTTctaattttgtatcaaaaatatcacttcatcgttagtcaaaatttttaaaattattatatattgagtttctcaaattttttataaataatattgcaTATAAGAAACATTCTGAGTtctaatattttagataatatttttaaatttttaaaaatttatctaatatttatttttatttaaatcaaataaaataatcaaagaattaaaaataaatagtttataaaattttaaaaatctaaaaatattatcaaaaatattagaactcagaatctttcatttggatgtaatatcatttattaaaaatgtgaaaaactcaatatataatatttttaagaatttcgcCTAACAAtggagtgatatttttgatacaaaactACAAGTGAGCGACTAAATTGAGTCAATTTTCAAATGAGTGagtaatttgatatatttgaaccAAACGAGTGATGACATTGATATTTATCCCGATAACAATAATAATGTGCTTAAATTAAGGTGTATTCTACACTATAACCCTGGGTTCAACGGTTATcccgaattttttattattaaaaataataaataaatagtgtTATacacatattaaattattagatataattttattatctcgCTAAACTATAACCAAAATTTATCATACTAAATTACGATAACAACtcctttttaatttatttttttattataaattattatatatttatataaatatattaaatttgactGGTCTATACCATACTTGATAgatatattcttatttttcttgttaTGTAACACATACAAATGTAATCTATATGTTGGTTATGTTATTTTTGACCATTGAAGAATACTTCTGGATATTATTTCGAAATAGATTACTGTATTGACTGAGGTTTTCTGATTGTTTCCTTCATAAATCATGTAATTAACTAATGTAGCATGTCGTGCATTACTTGTCACTTGTCAGTATTACATACATTCATCTTTAGCTTGTTAATACATAGATTGGAATTAGTATGCCGGTTATATGCCTATACTTGATCTATATGTAATCAAATGGTGTTCTCTGTATGATAATCTCATTCTATGAAAATTCATGTATTCTTTGTAGTTTGCACGACTAATGTCTTGTTGTTTCTTTATGAAGCCTGATATTGATGCATTAGAAGTGAAGACTAATATGGATGCACAGGAAGTGAAACCACTAGATTTATGGAAGGAATATAACTTGATGAATGCTTCTTTTGGAAGGTTTCGGTTGCTCGTGTTGGTAAACCTGCAAACAAGTTGGATCCTGTGATTGGGATGATGTTATGAACTTATGGTATTAACTATATTAGTTACCTAATGATTAGATAGGATAGgataaaatttgaaacaaaatatattactcTATATCATTATAGTGTGTTAAGTTGGAGTTTGATCTTAGGAGATTCATGGATGTTGAGGTATTCTATTGGCTCGAAAGATTCCCCGCGCTACAAGATCAAGTAAAATATCAAATTGcaggtaatttttttttatccttTTTACACTATATAACTGTTTAATTAACACTAATAACTCGGACCGTATAACTGTTTAATTAACACTAATAATTCGGATTATTGTTAATATTGATTATTATCTCGATAATCAATTATGGGCTTAATGACCGGCTTAATTTCTGATTGTTTTATGTATTAAGTGGGCTTGAATGTGAATGCAATATTTGATGTGTTTGGTTCTTGCGGTATGCTACCTGAGTTTGTTTTGGACTAATGCATGAGATACATTATGAATATACTAGATTTAGGAACCTTGATCCTCCAATTCGCCTCCGATTCTTCCTCTCAATCTTCCTAGAATGTATCTATATTACGTACTCAGATCTTTCCTTAataaagatagtatttttgaaaatattttagagaaggtagtacttttgaaaataagattggcgaat
This genomic window from Daucus carota subsp. sativus chromosome 7, DH1 v3.0, whole genome shotgun sequence contains:
- the LOC135147951 gene encoding uncharacterized protein LOC135147951; this encodes MGKSRVKGKKQTLIAAREDQGSGEEEKITVKKRGRPLKMVKNDILQKEAEDFDQVENTDVILSDEHINASSVIESGRKRRRTSDINESGAHLKNKTNDSVKPVGFRHNGSRRKNKPHGAA